The DNA segment CGGCGTCGTCTTGATGGTCGGTGGAAGTATACCGGGGGCCACGCGGACCCTTTCGATCGATCTCTACGATCAGGTCCAAGCGCTCAATCACCGGGCGGCGGCGGAAACGGCGCTGGTTCTTCTTGTTCTCTCCTTTCTCTTTCTCTCGGTCGTATCGTATCTGAATCGAAAGCGGGGGGCCGTCGGTGGATTTGACCGTTGATCTTCATACCCCCCTTTCCCAGGGGAGGCAGCTTAAAACCGCTTTTTCGATTCCGCTCGATGCGCCCCGGATCGTCGTCCTCTTCGGCCCCTCCGGGAGCGGCAAGAGCACCCTGCTTCATTGTCTGGCGGGGCTTCTCGCACCGGAGCGGGGGGAGATCCGCTATGGCGACGCGGTCTGGTTCGACGGCGCGCGCGCGATCTCTCTCCCGCCGCAGAAACGCTCGGTCGGCCTTCTTTTCCAAGATTACCCGCTCTTTCCCCATTTGACGGTGCGTGAAAATATCATCTACGGCCTGCGCCGACGGAGCCGTGCGGAAAACGACGAGACGGTTCGTCGTTGGATCGACCGGTTTCAATTAATCGGGAAAGAGGATCGCTTTCCAGGAGCCCTCTCCGGCGGCGAGCAACAGCGGGTTGCCTTGGCGCGCGCGCTGGCGCCGCGGCCGCGGCTCTTATTGTTGGATGAACCCTTCTCCGCGCTCGATCTTCGAACGCGGGCCGCCGTTCGGGGAGAGGTGAAGCGGTGGGTGGAGGAGACCGGGGCGGTGGTCCTGGTGGTCACGCACGATCTCGTCGATGCGATGACGTTGGGGGAGGATTTGATGATCTTCTCCGAAGGGGCCATTCTTCAACAAGGTCCGCCGCTGGCGCTCTTCAGCCGCCCCGCCAGCCCCGAGGTGGCGAAGATTGTCGGCGTCGAGAACCTCCTCCCTGCGCAGGTGGTCGATGGGTCGGCGGAGCGATTGGTGTTGAAGCTTGGGAAGGGACGGCTGGTCGCCGTCGGAGAGCCCCCCCCCGGCGGCCGCTGTTTCGTCTCAATCCGTGCCGAAGAGGTGGTTCTGGAGCGGGGAGAGCCGGCGCAGAGCAGCGCCCGCAACCGGCTTCGTGGATTTGTTCAAGAGTTGATTCCGGTCGGTGCGCAGGTTCGGGTTGCGATCGACTGTGGGTTCCCGCTCACCGCCTTGGTCACCCGCCAAGCGGTGGAGGAGCTTTCCCTTCAACCGGGTGCCGAAATTACGGCGGTCATCAAAGCCTCTTCCGTCCATCTCATCCCAGTCGGCTGAGATCAGACGGCGAGGGCCGATGGAGGCGCCCACCACCCCGCCACGATTGACCGGCATCCTCAGCGCCTTTCGGACCGCGGCCGTGGGGAACGGTCCATGCCGGGAAAGGGTAAAAGACCCTTTCCCGATTCACTTTTGAGAAACGTCCAGCGAACAGACGACGCATCGTCGGTTAACAGCCATGTTTGAGGCCGCCCGCTCGCCAGCAATCCTCTCCCTTTGCCGTCAAATTGTTCCCCCCGCTGATGCTGCTAAAGGCGCCGGTGGCCGTATTGTTGTCCCCCCCGCTGACGCTCGCCCCCGAGCTCGCCGCCTGTGCTTCACCGGCCGTGTTGTGGCTTCCGCCGCTGATGCTCGATAAATAGCCGATCGCTTTGTTGGCCCCGCCTCCGCTTACGCTGCTGAATGTGCCGTTTGCCGCGTTGTTTTCCCCGCCACTGACACTCGCTCCCGGTTTTAGGCCCTGCTCATCGCCGGCGGTATTGCGGCTTCCGCCGCTGATGCTCGATAAATAGCCGATCGCTTTGTTCCCGCCGCCGCCGCTGATGCTGGACGAGGTGCCCCGGGCGAGGTTGTCTCCCCCGCCGCTGACGCTGTTGGCGTAACAGCAGTCGGCGGTGTTGTGGTGACCCCCGCTGACACTGCTGGAGTCGGAGTTGGCGCTGTTGTAGGCCCCGCCGCTGACGCTCGCATAGTCCGCCCCGGCGATGTTGGCCCCGCCGCCGCTGACGCTGGAGAACTTTCCGCCGGCGGTGTTTCCTCCCCCGCCGCTGACGCTGGCAAAGCTTCCGCTGATGATGTTGTTCGATCCGGCGACGAAGCCGCCGTAGTTGCTGTAGGTATGTTTGACACCGATCACAAGGTTGTGAGAGCCGCTCCGGTCGTTCGGCGAAGCGGTCTTTTCCTGCTGTTTTTCATTGTATCCGATGATGAGATTTCCGAGGCCATTTTTGGTCGAGGTGTTGCCGAGTCCATTGCGGATATTCACATTGCAACCGGTGAAGAAGACCTCATCGCCCTCTTTGGACAGACAGCCGAGCTTCGTCGTGAGCGCTTGGTTTTCCGTCTTCAACGCCTGAATTTGCGACTGCTGCGCCTCATTCTGCTTATGAATCTCTTGAACCCGCGACAGCAAGGTTTTCACCTGGGCTTCGAGTGCCGCGACACGACCGTCTAGCTTCGCCTCCCCCTTTCCATCCGCAGCGTTTGCCGGCGGGACAGAGAGGAAAACAAGCCCCAATGCAATCAACCAAAGCGATACCGACATCTGAAAACGTTCGTCACCCCATGCGCGTCTGTTCATCTAAATCTCTCGGACCTCCCTTTTCTATGTGGTGGATGCGTTGACCTGATTATGACGGTTAGAAACCGTGCCATTTGCATTACTCGGATGATACCC comes from the Candidatus Manganitrophaceae bacterium genome and includes:
- a CDS encoding ABC transporter ATP-binding protein, giving the protein MDLTVDLHTPLSQGRQLKTAFSIPLDAPRIVVLFGPSGSGKSTLLHCLAGLLAPERGEIRYGDAVWFDGARAISLPPQKRSVGLLFQDYPLFPHLTVRENIIYGLRRRSRAENDETVRRWIDRFQLIGKEDRFPGALSGGEQQRVALARALAPRPRLLLLDEPFSALDLRTRAAVRGEVKRWVEETGAVVLVVTHDLVDAMTLGEDLMIFSEGAILQQGPPLALFSRPASPEVAKIVGVENLLPAQVVDGSAERLVLKLGKGRLVAVGEPPPGGRCFVSIRAEEVVLERGEPAQSSARNRLRGFVQELIPVGAQVRVAIDCGFPLTALVTRQAVEELSLQPGAEITAVIKASSVHLIPVG